A single region of the Acipenser ruthenus unplaced genomic scaffold, fAciRut3.2 maternal haplotype, whole genome shotgun sequence genome encodes:
- the LOC131696588 gene encoding uncharacterized protein LOC131696588 isoform X3 produces MDTEKNCSVRQHTTDKTPVKLNCPLEGCHARNIARLDRHLHRIHDIQTVNPEYAALMSKAKATVDRRSTSNVTDNWMQEQPEERHKSTEKTHTLSSDPGVHQESAPPTLMPSGREPACTKTLPTVTGLRQQLRATEDTSAATGTGSVRPESSTSCSGTYLSPSSASEDDDSSSSSSSSSYTEHGPSSPEPRSQRDPKALQLYRAFLSGPLPTAKGRDNTKQAVQHIRLFLQHMARLPEGPVRNDLRFLRHASRSQSWFDELMRSGLKPTTVHSYLQDVLSFLRYLHEADLSHVKLSERNIRSLMFLLKSFRKQGKRQLSLHRQLVQDHGQERLIPKNKLQCFNQQCETAIPELLDLCESAPSNACTLVGLLCGRLLLHNGHRRGVVMNMSLLDFDGAKAYTGEFHISTWATHNEVNKTAVSRHMAHSLRTQESFYVHDQAPADHQRARRLIGESLELTDSLPPLVAHSASTEDTCLNAPSQDLSDFNKVL; encoded by the exons ACACGGAAAAAAACTGCTCTGTTCGCCAGCATACCACGGATAA aACACCCGTAAAGTTAAATTGTCCATTGGAGGGCTGCCATGCCAGAAATATTGCCCGACTGGATCGACACTTGCACAGGATTCACGATATTCAGACAGTCAACCCAGAGTATGCTGCACTCATGTCCAAGGCTAAAGCTACAGTTGACCGAAGGTCCACAAGCAATGTCACTGATAATTGGATGCAGGAGCAGCCGGAGGAAAGACATAAGTCGACCGAGAAAACGCATACTCTCAGTTCAGACCCGGGTGTTCACCAAGAGTCGGCTCCGCCGACTTTAATGCCCTCGGGAAGGGAGCCAGCATGTACAAAAACGCTGCCGACTGTCACGGGGCTGCGACAACAGCTACGAGCCACAGAGGACACCTCGGCAGCTACTGGGACTGGCTCGGTACGCCCAGAGAGTAGCACATCTTGTAGCGGCACATACCTGTCGCCGTCCTCAGCATCTGAAGATGAtgattcctcctcctcctcctcctcctcctcctatacAGAGCATGGACCTTCAAGCCCCGAGCCAAGAAGCCAACGTGACC CCAAAGCGCTTCAGCTGTACCGAGCGTTTCTGTCAGGACCGCTACCCACTGCAAAGGGCCGGGACAACACGAAACAGGCGGTTCAGCATATCCGACTATTCTTGCAACACATGGCCAGGTTACCAGAGGGGCCAGTCAGGAACGACTTGCGGTTCTTGCGCCACGCCTCACGGAGCCAGTC GTGGTTCGATGAGTTGATGAGATCAGGATTGAAACCTACCACGGTCCACAGTTACCTACAGGACGTACTTTCTTTCCTGCGGTACCTGCATGAGGCTGACTTAAGCCACGTAAAACTTTCTGAACGGAACATACGCTCGTTAATGTTCCTCCTCAAATCGTTCAGAAAGCAGGGGAAAAGGCAACTCTCGCTGCACCGTCAATTGGTACAAGACCATGGGCAAG AGCGGCTCATCCCTAAAAACAAGCTCCAGTGCTTTAACCAGCAATGCGAGACGGCGATACCTGAACTACTTG ATCTCTGCGAGTCGGCACCTTCCAACGCCTGCACCCTGGTCGGCCTTCTGTGCGGGAGGCTGTTGTTGCACAATGGTCATCGTAGGGGGGTCGTAATGAATATGAGTCTGCTTGACTTTGACGGTGCCAAAGCCTACACGGGGGAGTTCCACATCAGC ACTTGGGCAACTCATAACGAAGTTAACAAAACTGCAGTTTCGAGACACATGGCGCACAGCCTGAGAACACAGGAGAGCTTCTACGTCCATGACCAAGCCCCGGCTGACCACCAACGAGCAAGACGCCTCATCGGGGAGAGCCTGGAGCTTACCGACAGCCTGCCGCCCCTGGTCGCTCACTCTGCCTCCACAGAGGACACCTGTTTAAATGCACCGTCTCAGGATCTGTCTGATTTTAATAAAGTGCTTTAG
- the LOC131696588 gene encoding uncharacterized protein LOC131696588 isoform X2 produces MDTEKNCSVRQHTTDKTPVKLNCPLEGCHARNIARLDRHLHRIHDIQTVNPEYAALMSKAKATVDRRSTSNVTDNWMQEQPEERHKSTEKTHTLSSDPGVHQESAPPTLMPSGREPACTKTLPTVTGLRQQLRATEDTSAATGTGSVRPESSTSCSGTYLSPSSASEDDDSSSSSSSSSYTEHGPSSPEPRSQRDPKALQLYRAFLSGPLPTAKGRDNTKQAVQHIRLFLQHMARLPEGPVRNDLRFLRHASRSQSWFDELMRSGLKPTTVHSYLQDVLSFLRYLHEADLSHVKLSERNIRSLMFLLKSFRKQGKRQLSLHRQLVQDHGQERLIPKNKLQCFNQQCETAIPELLDLCESAPSNACTLVGLLCGRLLLHNGHRRGVVMNMSLLDFDGAKAYTGEFHISVSNHKTAATFGKAVLVGNPIKKIGRAISKAWKYWGLGDDITTGMIRSAVVTYTWATHNEVNKTAVSRHMAHSLRTQESFYVHDQAPADHQRARRLIGESLELTDSLPPLVAHSASTEDTCLNAPSQDLSDFNKVL; encoded by the exons ACACGGAAAAAAACTGCTCTGTTCGCCAGCATACCACGGATAA aACACCCGTAAAGTTAAATTGTCCATTGGAGGGCTGCCATGCCAGAAATATTGCCCGACTGGATCGACACTTGCACAGGATTCACGATATTCAGACAGTCAACCCAGAGTATGCTGCACTCATGTCCAAGGCTAAAGCTACAGTTGACCGAAGGTCCACAAGCAATGTCACTGATAATTGGATGCAGGAGCAGCCGGAGGAAAGACATAAGTCGACCGAGAAAACGCATACTCTCAGTTCAGACCCGGGTGTTCACCAAGAGTCGGCTCCGCCGACTTTAATGCCCTCGGGAAGGGAGCCAGCATGTACAAAAACGCTGCCGACTGTCACGGGGCTGCGACAACAGCTACGAGCCACAGAGGACACCTCGGCAGCTACTGGGACTGGCTCGGTACGCCCAGAGAGTAGCACATCTTGTAGCGGCACATACCTGTCGCCGTCCTCAGCATCTGAAGATGAtgattcctcctcctcctcctcctcctcctcctatacAGAGCATGGACCTTCAAGCCCCGAGCCAAGAAGCCAACGTGACC CCAAAGCGCTTCAGCTGTACCGAGCGTTTCTGTCAGGACCGCTACCCACTGCAAAGGGCCGGGACAACACGAAACAGGCGGTTCAGCATATCCGACTATTCTTGCAACACATGGCCAGGTTACCAGAGGGGCCAGTCAGGAACGACTTGCGGTTCTTGCGCCACGCCTCACGGAGCCAGTC GTGGTTCGATGAGTTGATGAGATCAGGATTGAAACCTACCACGGTCCACAGTTACCTACAGGACGTACTTTCTTTCCTGCGGTACCTGCATGAGGCTGACTTAAGCCACGTAAAACTTTCTGAACGGAACATACGCTCGTTAATGTTCCTCCTCAAATCGTTCAGAAAGCAGGGGAAAAGGCAACTCTCGCTGCACCGTCAATTGGTACAAGACCATGGGCAAG AGCGGCTCATCCCTAAAAACAAGCTCCAGTGCTTTAACCAGCAATGCGAGACGGCGATACCTGAACTACTTG ATCTCTGCGAGTCGGCACCTTCCAACGCCTGCACCCTGGTCGGCCTTCTGTGCGGGAGGCTGTTGTTGCACAATGGTCATCGTAGGGGGGTCGTAATGAATATGAGTCTGCTTGACTTTGACGGTGCCAAAGCCTACACGGGGGAGTTCCACATCAGC GTGAGTAACCACAAAACGGCAGCGACCTTCGGGAAAGCGGTGTTGGTG GGCAACCCTATCAAGAAGATCGGAAGAGCCATTTCGAAAGCTTGGAAGTACTGGGGGCTGGGAGACGACATTACCACAGGCATGATTCGCTCTGCGGTGGTCACCTAT ACTTGGGCAACTCATAACGAAGTTAACAAAACTGCAGTTTCGAGACACATGGCGCACAGCCTGAGAACACAGGAGAGCTTCTACGTCCATGACCAAGCCCCGGCTGACCACCAACGAGCAAGACGCCTCATCGGGGAGAGCCTGGAGCTTACCGACAGCCTGCCGCCCCTGGTCGCTCACTCTGCCTCCACAGAGGACACCTGTTTAAATGCACCGTCTCAGGATCTGTCTGATTTTAATAAAGTGCTTTAG
- the LOC131696588 gene encoding uncharacterized protein LOC131696588 isoform X1, producing the protein MDTEKNCSVRQHTTDKTPVKLNCPLEGCHARNIARLDRHLHRIHDIQTVNPEYAALMSKAKATVDRRSTSNVTDNWMQEQPEERHKSTEKTHTLSSDPGVHQESAPPTLMPSGREPACTKTLPTVTGLRQQLRATEDTSAATGTGSVRPESSTSCSGTYLSPSSASEDDDSSSSSSSSSYTEHGPSSPEPRSQRDPKALQLYRAFLSGPLPTAKGRDNTKQAVQHIRLFLQHMARLPEGPVRNDLRFLRHASRSQSWFDELMRSGLKPTTVHSYLQDVLSFLRYLHEADLSHVKLSERNIRSLMFLLKSFRKQGKRQLSLHRQLVQDHGQERLIPKNKLQCFNQQCETAIPELLDLCESAPSNACTLVGLLCGRLLLHNGHRRGVVMNMSLLDFDGAKAYTGEFHISVSNHKTAATFGKAVLVVSTLEHQWLLRYAAMRHKLPGYSYKPTTFFFTNKGNPIKKIGRAISKAWKYWGLGDDITTGMIRSAVVTYTWATHNEVNKTAVSRHMAHSLRTQESFYVHDQAPADHQRARRLIGESLELTDSLPPLVAHSASTEDTCLNAPSQDLSDFNKVL; encoded by the exons ACACGGAAAAAAACTGCTCTGTTCGCCAGCATACCACGGATAA aACACCCGTAAAGTTAAATTGTCCATTGGAGGGCTGCCATGCCAGAAATATTGCCCGACTGGATCGACACTTGCACAGGATTCACGATATTCAGACAGTCAACCCAGAGTATGCTGCACTCATGTCCAAGGCTAAAGCTACAGTTGACCGAAGGTCCACAAGCAATGTCACTGATAATTGGATGCAGGAGCAGCCGGAGGAAAGACATAAGTCGACCGAGAAAACGCATACTCTCAGTTCAGACCCGGGTGTTCACCAAGAGTCGGCTCCGCCGACTTTAATGCCCTCGGGAAGGGAGCCAGCATGTACAAAAACGCTGCCGACTGTCACGGGGCTGCGACAACAGCTACGAGCCACAGAGGACACCTCGGCAGCTACTGGGACTGGCTCGGTACGCCCAGAGAGTAGCACATCTTGTAGCGGCACATACCTGTCGCCGTCCTCAGCATCTGAAGATGAtgattcctcctcctcctcctcctcctcctcctatacAGAGCATGGACCTTCAAGCCCCGAGCCAAGAAGCCAACGTGACC CCAAAGCGCTTCAGCTGTACCGAGCGTTTCTGTCAGGACCGCTACCCACTGCAAAGGGCCGGGACAACACGAAACAGGCGGTTCAGCATATCCGACTATTCTTGCAACACATGGCCAGGTTACCAGAGGGGCCAGTCAGGAACGACTTGCGGTTCTTGCGCCACGCCTCACGGAGCCAGTC GTGGTTCGATGAGTTGATGAGATCAGGATTGAAACCTACCACGGTCCACAGTTACCTACAGGACGTACTTTCTTTCCTGCGGTACCTGCATGAGGCTGACTTAAGCCACGTAAAACTTTCTGAACGGAACATACGCTCGTTAATGTTCCTCCTCAAATCGTTCAGAAAGCAGGGGAAAAGGCAACTCTCGCTGCACCGTCAATTGGTACAAGACCATGGGCAAG AGCGGCTCATCCCTAAAAACAAGCTCCAGTGCTTTAACCAGCAATGCGAGACGGCGATACCTGAACTACTTG ATCTCTGCGAGTCGGCACCTTCCAACGCCTGCACCCTGGTCGGCCTTCTGTGCGGGAGGCTGTTGTTGCACAATGGTCATCGTAGGGGGGTCGTAATGAATATGAGTCTGCTTGACTTTGACGGTGCCAAAGCCTACACGGGGGAGTTCCACATCAGC GTGAGTAACCACAAAACGGCAGCGACCTTCGGGAAAGCGGTGTTGGTGGTGAGCACCCTGGAGCATCAATGGCTCTTGCGGTATGCCGCAATGAGACACAAACTCCCGGGATACAGCTACAAACCAACCACGTTTTTCTTTACCAACAAGGGCAACCCTATCAAGAAGATCGGAAGAGCCATTTCGAAAGCTTGGAAGTACTGGGGGCTGGGAGACGACATTACCACAGGCATGATTCGCTCTGCGGTGGTCACCTAT ACTTGGGCAACTCATAACGAAGTTAACAAAACTGCAGTTTCGAGACACATGGCGCACAGCCTGAGAACACAGGAGAGCTTCTACGTCCATGACCAAGCCCCGGCTGACCACCAACGAGCAAGACGCCTCATCGGGGAGAGCCTGGAGCTTACCGACAGCCTGCCGCCCCTGGTCGCTCACTCTGCCTCCACAGAGGACACCTGTTTAAATGCACCGTCTCAGGATCTGTCTGATTTTAATAAAGTGCTTTAG